A genomic stretch from Zeimonas sediminis includes:
- a CDS encoding DUF1854 domain-containing protein yields the protein MSATSHGGGQATASFELARDAYGRLVFTGADGVAHEGVVPVRAFPISAPRQGVALMSADGHELAWVQDPAGLPAAIAALIADELSRREFMPEIRAIVAVSSFATPSTWQVDTDRGRASFVLEGEEYIRRLAGGMLLIADSHGVHFLIRDAKALDRASRKILDRFL from the coding sequence ATGAGCGCGACGAGTCACGGTGGCGGGCAAGCGACGGCTAGCTTCGAGCTGGCCCGGGACGCCTACGGCCGGCTGGTCTTCACCGGCGCCGACGGCGTCGCGCACGAGGGCGTCGTGCCGGTTCGCGCGTTCCCGATCTCCGCGCCGCGACAGGGCGTGGCGCTGATGAGCGCCGATGGCCACGAGCTCGCCTGGGTGCAGGATCCGGCCGGCCTGCCGGCCGCGATCGCGGCGCTGATCGCCGACGAGCTGTCGCGGCGCGAGTTCATGCCCGAGATCCGCGCGATCGTGGCCGTGTCGAGCTTCGCCACGCCGAGCACCTGGCAGGTCGACACCGATCGCGGGCGCGCGAGCTTCGTGCTCGAGGGTGAGGAATACATCCGCCGGCTGGCGGGCGGCATGCTGCTGATCGCCGACAGCCACGGCGTGCACTTCCTGATCCGCGACGCGAAGGCGCTCGATCGCGCCAGCCGGAAGATCCTCGACCGCTTCCTGTAG